One Triticum dicoccoides isolate Atlit2015 ecotype Zavitan chromosome 5B, WEW_v2.0, whole genome shotgun sequence genomic window carries:
- the LOC119312994 gene encoding probable cytokinin riboside 5'-monophosphate phosphoribohydrolase LOGL5 — MEQQEEAPTSTTMTVSLATSPKPAPASNGSKKQLPSRFRRVCVFCGSSPGRKPAYQLAAVQLGQQLVERGIDLVYGGGSVGLMGLVSRAVHGGGGRVTGVVPRSVLPRELIGETPGGEEVKAVSGMHQRKAEMARRADAFVALPGGYGTLEELLEVITWAQLGIHDKPVGLLNVEGYYDSLLDFIDRAVDEGFVSPAARRIIVAAPTPGELLAALEEYAPAHQDASAIKLSWESSVDTMACSPPRPDISR, encoded by the coding sequence ATGGAGCAGCAGGAGGAGGCACCGACGTCGACGACGATGACGGTGTCGCTGGCCACGTCGCCCAAGCCGGCGCCGGCGAGCAACGGCAGCAAGAAGCAGCTGCCGTCGCGGTTCCGCCGGGTGTGCGTCTTCTGCGGGAGCAGCCCGGGGAGGAAGCCGGCGTACCAGCTGGCCGCCGTGCAGCTCGGGCAGCAGCTGGTGGAGCGCGGCATCGACCTCGTGTACGGCGGCGGCAGCGTGGGGCTGATGGGCCTGGTGTCCCGCGCCgtgcacggcggcggcgggcgcgtcacGGGCGTCGTGCCCCGGTCAGTGCTCCCGCGCGAGCTCATCGGCGAGACGCCCGGCGGCGAGGAGGTGAAGGCCGTGTCCGGCATGCACCAGCGCAAGGCCGAGATGGCCCGCCGCGCCGACGCCTTCGTGGCGCTCCCCGGCGGCTACGgcacgctggaggagctgctggaggTCATCACCTGGGCGCAGCTCGGCATCCACGACAAGCCCGTGGGCCTGCTGAACGTGGAGGGGTACTACGACTCGCTGCTGGACTTCATCGACAGGGCGGTGGACGAGGGGTTCGTGTCGCCGGCGGCAAGGCGCATCATCGTCGCGGCGCCCACGCCCGGCGAgctgctggcggcgctggaggagtaCGCGCCGGCGCACCAGGACGCATCCGCCATCAAGCTCAGCTGGGAGTCGTCGGTGGACACCATGGCGTGCTCGCCGCCCAGGCCGGACATCTCGCGCTAG